TACGTCGGTCGCAATCCATAATTGCCTGTTTATATTCTTGCAGGAAATTGAAAGCATTGCCACGATGATAATAAGCATTCCCATCCTCTGAGTCTAAATCAATCGCCATAGAATAATCGGCGATCGCCTGGGGATAATTTTTGAGCTTACCGTGGATATAGCCTCGATCTTTGTGAGCAGCAGGGAATTTGGGCTGAAGGCGAATCATCTCACTATAACAAGCTGAAGCGTTATCGTAGTCTTTGAGCTGACCATAGGAATGTCCTTGACTGTAAATTGACCGTTGGTCTTGGGAATTAAGTAAAATTGCCTGACTATCCTATATTAAGAAATATGTAATCAACAAT
This DNA window, taken from Pleurocapsa sp. FMAR1, encodes the following:
- a CDS encoding tetratricopeptide repeat protein, with the translated sequence MLLNSQDQRSIYSQGHSYGQLKDYDNASACYSEMIRLQPKFPAAHKDRGYIHGKLKNYPQAIADYSMAIDLDSEDGNAYYHRGNAFNFLQEYKQAIMDCDRRIALEPDYCNAYYNRGVSYSCLELYQEAIADYNRATVIKP